AGAACCCAAAAACATATGAAGAACTTGATCTTGTAGAGAGTGGGGCCTTAAAACTTCACTGGGCAAATTGGAATAAGCTAGTAAACCATCTTCATTCTAGTATTGATAGAGGTGAAGACATCACTCCGGTAAATGAAGTGAATCTTATGCTAGACCAATATAAAGAAGTAGAACTCTGGATTATTAATAAGCAGGGAAGTATCCGTTCAAATCTTTATGAACTATACACTTACTATCTCGATCCACGTCTACGTGAGTTATGGTTCGAACTTAATGAGGAAACTTTAATTTCTTTTAAGAGTTCTTCAGGGCCATTTATTAGACTCCAGTCAATGAGATGGTTTAATTTTGATATTTATAAGTTATTCGTATATCAAAAACTTCTGTCTAAATCTGGAGTGATCCCAAGGTCATTTCGTCTTAGTGTTAAGATACCAATGAGATGTGAATTTATTGACTCTGTTCTGGATGCCATTGATACAACTATTGTACAGGTCTCAAAAGCGGGAATGTTGATGAAGGTTCATTCAAAAGCAGATCTTCAAAGTTTAAAACTTTGTAACAACGTACGCTTCTTTGGAAATCTGGAGCCATTTATAAGATCTATGGGGAAGAAGATCGAGGCAACAAATGATATCTTTAATGGTGATGTATTCGAAGGTCACAATAAGATGAATCAATCGTTTAAATTGAAATCAAATATTTTATCTATTGGAAACAACTCTCAGAATATTTTCTATTCAAATGGACAAGAGTTTTTCTTATTCTTCTCTTATGATGACCTGGCAGACTTAGATAAGTCTGCGCTCAAAGGGCCAATGATTGAGGCCGTAGAAAAATATGAGGAGTTCTCTCTTAAGCAACTTGTTAAAGTCGCTTAAGATGCCCCCGAGCAATGGTGTTAGATTTAATATATAGAAATTCAATTTTTGAATTAAGATGAAAATATTATCTGTAATATCTATAACTTACAAAATGTATTCCTGAATCAGTTTTGCACAGTAAGTAGCATGAAGCACGGCTGCCCTAATCAAAACTGTAATTACCACCAAAAACGCGATTCAATTATCAAAGATGGAACGTTCAAACGACGTGATGACTCTCGAATCATCCAACGCTATAAATGTAAAAGTTGTGGCACTCGATTCTCAAGCTCCACTTTTTCTCTAGCAAAAGGACAGATGAAGAGACGAGTTAATCGCATGGTCTACGAACTTCTTTGTTCTAAGATGTCGATGAATCGAATCGCACGAGTTCTGAGAATCAATCCCAAAACAGTTGCTAGAAAACTAGATTATCATGCAAAGAGATGCGCAATAAAGAATAAGAACTTTCGAGCANNNNNNNNNGTGAAGCAAGTTGAGCATATTCAATTCGATGATCTGATTACAATTGAGCATACTAAGATGAAACCTTTGTCGGTTTCGATGGTGGTAAACGCAAAGAATCGATCAATACTTGGTTTTCGAGTTGCACGGATACCTGCGAATGGTTTGCTTGCAGAGAAATCTCGACGAAAATATGGGAAGCGCAAGAGTGAACATCTAAGAGAGTTGAGAAGTTTATTTGGAGAAATCAAAAACTGTGTAAAACCAAACGCACTCGTACAGTCTGATGATCATAGTGTCTATAATTCCGTGGTTAGAACTTATTTACCACAGGCTACTCATCAGCAATTCATAGGAGGTCGAGGATGTTCAACTGGTCAAGGGGAGCTAAAGAGATTAAGGTTTGATCCAATTTTTACATTGAATCATAACTTCGCAATGCTTAGGGATGGAATTGGAAAACTAATTAGAAAGACATGGGGGACGACGAAATGTCCAGATGCCTTGAGAAACATCTGGAAATTTATATGTGTTATCACAATGAGAATTTGGGAGTGCTAACACCACTGCGAGGGGGCAGTTAAGAAAGAATACATCTCACTTGCACACCATCTTTATTATCTAAGTTTGGTAATCCTTTTTCACACTCTTCAGTCGCAAGTGGACATCTTGTATGAAATGAACACCCATTTGGAGGATTTAGAGGCGAAGGAAGTTCTGCATCTTTTAGTTTAGGAAAGTTTTTAATTTCATCATTATTTGAGATGTGAGCACTTTTTAAAAGTGTCTTTGTATATGGATGCTGAGGTGCTTTGAAAACTTTTTCAGCTGGACCGTATTCAGAAACCTTTCCAAGATACATTACAAGAATCTCATCTGCGATATAATTTACAACAGAAAGATCGTGAGAAATGAAAATATAGCTTAGGCCCATTTTCTTTTGTAGGTCTTTTAAGAGGTTTAAGATCTGCGCTTGAATCGAAACATCAAGGGCCGAAACTGGTTCATCAAGAATTAAAACTTTTGGATTGAGGATAAGCGCTCTTGCAATCCCAAGTCTTTGACGTTGTCCCCCTGAGAACATATGTGGATACTTATGTGCTCCTTCTGGTCTAAGTCCAACGAGCTCCATTAGTTCTTTTGCTTTTTTTAATGCCTCGTCTTTAGAAACGTTAGAGTTAATTAAAAGAGGATCAGCGATAATTTCCCATGCTTTCTTTCTAGGGTTAAGAGAGTCGAGTGGGTCTTGGAAAACCATTTGAATATTTCCATAGCGCTCTTTAGAGGAGATATCATCAAATGATTTATCGCCAAAATAAATTTCGCCACCAGTTCT
The Bacteriovorax sp. Seq25_V genome window above contains:
- a CDS encoding ABC transporter ATP-binding protein, translated to MENVLTVKNLKTYYPVNKGPNKFVKALDDLSFSIKKNQTIGIVGESGCGKSTLAKTLMGLEKRTGGEIYFGDKSFDDISSKERYGNIQMVFQDPLDSLNPRKKAWEIIADPLLINSNVSKDEALKKAKELMELVGLRPEGAHKYPHMFSGGQRQRLGIARALILNPKVLILDEPVSALDVSIQAQILNLLKDLQKKMGLSYIFISHDLSVVNYIADEILVMYLGKVSEYGPAEKVFKAPQHPYTKTLLKSAHISNNDEIKNFPKLKDAELPSPLNPPNGCSFHTRCPLATEECEKGLPNLDNKDGVQVRCILS